The Pontibacter deserti region ACGCTGGCAGTAATAATTAACAATCAGCAATTAGCAACCGAACTATGAATGTACTGATAATTGGATCCGGAGCCCGCGAGCACACTATTGCCTGGAAACTGAGCCAGAGCGAGTATTGTGATAAAGTTTTTGTGGCCCCTGGCAACGCCGGAACAATGAAATTTGGAACCCACGCCACTGTAGATATCCATAATTTTGAAGAAGTAGCCAAATTTGCCACTGACTTTAATATTATGATGCTGATAGTAGGCCAGGAGAACTCGCTGGTAGAAGGTATACACGACTATTTTCAGGAGAAAGAATACCTGCGCCACATCCTGGTTATTGGTCCTAAAAAGGTTGGTGCTATGCTGGAAGGCAGTAAAGACTTTTGTAAAGCTTTCCTGCAGAAGTATAACATCCCGACTGCCCGTTACCAGACTTTCACAGAAGATAATTACCGTGATGCTGTAGAATATTTGCGTACCCATAGCTACCCGGTAGTGTTAAAAGCCGATGGCTTGGCTGCCGGTAAAGGTGTTATCATTTCTCCTGATTTTGAGCATGCCCTGGATGCCCTGGAAGGAATGCTTCGTAACAAGCGTTTTGGTAAAGCTGGTACCAAGGTAGTGATCGAGGAGTTTCTGGAAGGTATAGAAGTGTCGGTGTTTATACTTACCGATGGCAAAGAATATGTGCTGCTACCCGAAGCCAAAGATTATAAGCGCATAGGTGAGGGAGATGCCGGCCTGAACACCGGCGGTATGGGAGCAATCTCACCGGTACCATTTGCCGACGAAGTATTTATGCAAAAGGTAAAGGAACGCGTAATTGAGCCAACTATAAAAGGCCTGCAGCAGGAAGGTATAGAATACACCGGTTTCCTGTTTATTGGCCTGATAAAAGTTAACAATGAGCCCTTTGTAATTGAGTACAATGTACGCCTTGGCGACCCTGAAACCGAAGCTATACTTCCGCGCATTAAATCAGACCTGTTTGAGCTGTTTAAAGCACTACACGACCATACCTTAGGTAGTTATAAACTGGAAGTAGATCCGCGTACGGCAGCTACGGTTTTCTTAGTATCAGGTGGGTATCCGGAAGGCTTTGAGAAAGGAAAAGAAATTTTTGGCTTGGATAAAGTAAGCCCGGATGTGCTGGTGTTCCATGCAGGTACCAAACTGGTAAATGAGAAATTAGTGAATAGCGGTGGACGCGTAATAGCTGTAACTGCCCTTGGTGATACGATGGATGAAGCACTGGCAAAAGCAAACGCCGCCGCCGAAACTATAACCTGGCAGGACCGCTACTACCGCCACGATATCGGTTTTGACCTGCGCCAGGAAACTGTATAGCAACTATAGCTTAGAAGTATAAAATAGAAAAGGCCGGTTATGTAACCGGCCTTTTCTATTTTTAAGAAGCATTTATACTTAGCAGTAAGCCTCAAAAGCACCTTTCAGGTTATCCACGATGCGGTTAAGCTCGTTGCCCTCAATGTGGTAACGCTCTATCATGTGCACCAGCTCACCGTTCTTAAACAAAGCAATAGATGGTGATGATGGAGGATAAGGCAGCATGTACTCACGAGCTTTGGCAACCGCTTCAGTTTCCATACCTGCAAATACCGTGATCATTTTATCAGGCTTCTGGTCAGAAGCTGCTACAGCCATTTTAAGGGCAGGGCGTGCCTTAGATGCCGCGCATCCGCATACAGAGTTTACAGCTACTAATACTGTTCCTTCTTTAGAAGATAATACTTGCTCTACTTCCTCAGGAGTCATTAGTTGCTCAAAACCCACAGAAGTAAGATCCTCGCGGATAGGGGCAACCATATATTCAGGATACATTCCCATAATCGTTCTTAATTAAGAGTAAAACTTGAACTGCAAATTTACAAAATAATTAGCAGAAGGCGAAGATGATGTATATCACCAGTTTGCATTTACTATAACCTGAAATATAGTATTACGCTAATTGTATAAAATTGCATTGTTTTTGGAAGTTTAACAGAATGTAAAACCCTTTTTAGAGATGTAAGTATATGGTACGATGGAGCTAACGTCCCGGGCCGACTGCAGGTTTTTTAACTAAAAGTGTAAGAATTTCCTGTTCCGGAAGCCTTGAATTATATGTGCCACTTATACTCCTGACTATGCCACAACATCACCCTAACCCAAGTCAGCAACAGGTATGCTATTTTTACCTGCCTCCGCTAAACGACAAGTCAGCTGAAGTGATAGTTGTGCTCAACAGCTCTACCGACACCATCCACATCCCGATACCAGAAGAAGATATAGAATTGCATGCGTTTTTTCAGCGTAGCCTTACAGCTGCCGAAGCCAGGCGCTTTGGGGAAGAACCTACCTGGCGCATTTTTACCTCCTGGTCTGATCTGGAAGCAGATCACCGAAAATATAATGTAGATCCTGCCACTATGCTTATGCTCCTGCTTGCTCAGGATGGTAAGCCGCTGCAGGAACATTTCGCAGTAGCATAAATTCTTGCCTTATTTTACCTGCACCCGGCACTGTACTTTGTATACTTGTTTTCGTATTGCATAATAGGGCTTTACTATAATAGTATTATTGCTATATTAGGCCTTAAATAACCGGCCACTGCATGTTTGAATTCGAAAATAATTACCTCCTTCTGTGGGTAGATAAAACTATTCATTTAATGTACAGTGATTGGCTGCGCCCGGTAACCAGCGAAGAATACAAAGAAGGAAATAAGATACTGCTACAGCAATTGCGCGAGAAAGAAGTAGAGAATTGGATTGCAGATTCATCTAAATTAGGAGATATATCCAAGGAAGATGAGAAGTGGACACTTAAGGAACTTGTACCTAAGCTGGCAAATACTAACCTGCTAAAGTTGGCACGTATAGGCGGAGAAGATACAGGCAGCCATGCTAAATTTGAACAATTTGTAAAACGCGCTGATCCTATTTATATAGGTAACATACAGGTAAGGCAGTTCACAACCTACAAAGAAGCCGCCGATTGGGTAGGGGAGATACCTGTATAGGTTATAGTTGCTTTGCTTCTCCTGCCATTTCGAGCGCTAGCCGAGAAATTTTATTTGTCCTATAGTTGAGGCTATACTTACTCAACCCAAAGTTATCCTTTCATAGCTGTTTCTAATTCTGGGAGCTCTACTTGCCCACAGTTATCATAGTTTCCTTTGGTGCGCTCACGGCGGGGGTAGGGGCCCTCTTTTAGCGGGGCCCCGTCTTTGGGTTTCGCGCTGCTTTCGCTTCCTTTGCTCGTACCTCGCAATGCCTGCGGCACCAGAACCTCTCGAGGCGCTCCACCCAAAGACTGTGATCTTTCCATAGCTATAGTTCTGCCTGCTCTGGAATCTATAGTTGCATAGCTTCTCTCGTGGTTGTATTTCCGTAGGGACAGGTCGCGACCTGTCCGATTAGGGTCTGTAACTATAGAACTTTAGCTCTTGAATTGGTAATAGCAGAACTGTCCCCTTGAGGACAAGTGAGAACGGGAGTTCGAAACTTGCGACCGCAGGTCACAGGGGTGTTAAAACGGCAACTATAGAACTATAGCTGCAACTATAGCAAAGTCAGAAGACTCCTCACCTTAGACAAGCAGGAGCTGGGGAGATAACAGTGACTATAGAATTATAACCACCTTACAACTACACGCTTAGTAACACAATCTTATTAATAATGCTAAATATTTTAGCTTTATATATAGCTTTTGCTAATTTTGTTCGTAAAGTAGAAGCATATGGAAGCTAAAGTTATACCTATAAGCCAGTGGCAGCCGGGGCTGTACAGCATCGCAGAAGAGACTGATGAAAAATTACTATTGTTTGGAGCTACCGTGCGGGCAGGTTTCCCGAGTCCGGCGGCCGACTACTCTGCCGACCCGATAGATCTGAACAGGTACATTGCCGAAAACCCAACCGCTACTTTTCTGGCACGTGTAGAAGGCGACTCGATGATAGGAGCGCACATAGAGCCCGGCGACCTGGCCGTGATAGACCGATCTATGAAGGCAACCAGTGGCAAAATTGTACTGGCCTTTGTAGACGGGGAGTTTACGATTAAGCGACTGTTGCTCAGCAAAGAGGGTGCTTACCTGCAGGCCGAAAACCTCAACTATAAAACCATA contains the following coding sequences:
- the purD gene encoding phosphoribosylamine--glycine ligase, with protein sequence MNVLIIGSGAREHTIAWKLSQSEYCDKVFVAPGNAGTMKFGTHATVDIHNFEEVAKFATDFNIMMLIVGQENSLVEGIHDYFQEKEYLRHILVIGPKKVGAMLEGSKDFCKAFLQKYNIPTARYQTFTEDNYRDAVEYLRTHSYPVVLKADGLAAGKGVIISPDFEHALDALEGMLRNKRFGKAGTKVVIEEFLEGIEVSVFILTDGKEYVLLPEAKDYKRIGEGDAGLNTGGMGAISPVPFADEVFMQKVKERVIEPTIKGLQQEGIEYTGFLFIGLIKVNNEPFVIEYNVRLGDPETEAILPRIKSDLFELFKALHDHTLGSYKLEVDPRTAATVFLVSGGYPEGFEKGKEIFGLDKVSPDVLVFHAGTKLVNEKLVNSGGRVIAVTALGDTMDEALAKANAAAETITWQDRYYRHDIGFDLRQETV
- a CDS encoding BrxA/BrxB family bacilliredoxin, producing the protein MYPEYMVAPIREDLTSVGFEQLMTPEEVEQVLSSKEGTVLVAVNSVCGCAASKARPALKMAVAASDQKPDKMITVFAGMETEAVAKAREYMLPYPPSSPSIALFKNGELVHMIERYHIEGNELNRIVDNLKGAFEAYC
- a CDS encoding LexA family protein, with protein sequence MEAKVIPISQWQPGLYSIAEETDEKLLLFGATVRAGFPSPAADYSADPIDLNRYIAENPTATFLARVEGDSMIGAHIEPGDLAVIDRSMKATSGKIVLAFVDGEFTIKRLLLSKEGAYLQAENLNYKTIKIDRPDGGQIWGVVVGVIKKFK